Proteins from a single region of Oceanispirochaeta sp. M1:
- the fabD gene encoding ACP S-malonyltransferase has translation MVEFKTAFVFSGQGAQFPGMGKDLWEEYACVKELFEKASDICGKDMKALLFEGSAEDLKDTQNTQTAVSLVNLSVRRALNEEGIQSVCTAGFSLGEFSAMVDAGILTEDLVFSLVAKRGEIMASTGAQVIREYGDVGMGAVIGLDFETVASVLANQNVPNVYAANNNSPKQVVISGTVAGIESVQNALKEAGARRVIPLKVSGPFHTPLLSGGKEALADFLGGLKFSDPVKDFYSNVTGTLVATADEAKELSIQQMVSPVQWLVIEKNIATSGITRVAENGPGSVLTGLWKKSGMEQSATACGTLEALKGMAGA, from the coding sequence ATGGTAGAATTTAAAACAGCCTTTGTTTTTTCCGGACAGGGTGCTCAGTTTCCCGGAATGGGAAAAGATCTTTGGGAAGAATATGCATGTGTAAAAGAGCTTTTTGAGAAAGCCTCTGATATCTGCGGTAAAGATATGAAGGCCCTTCTTTTTGAAGGAAGTGCCGAAGATCTCAAGGATACACAGAACACACAGACCGCGGTCTCCCTTGTTAACCTTTCAGTCAGACGAGCTCTGAATGAAGAGGGAATCCAGTCTGTATGTACAGCCGGGTTCAGCCTGGGTGAGTTTTCCGCCATGGTTGATGCAGGAATCCTGACAGAGGACTTAGTATTCTCTCTGGTTGCTAAAAGAGGCGAAATCATGGCCTCCACGGGAGCTCAGGTCATCAGGGAATATGGTGACGTGGGTATGGGCGCAGTAATCGGCCTCGACTTTGAAACAGTGGCTTCAGTGCTTGCCAATCAGAATGTTCCCAATGTCTATGCTGCTAATAACAATAGTCCTAAACAGGTTGTAATATCAGGTACAGTGGCGGGTATTGAATCAGTTCAAAACGCACTCAAGGAAGCAGGAGCAAGAAGGGTCATCCCTCTCAAGGTCTCCGGTCCCTTTCATACACCCCTGCTGTCAGGCGGAAAAGAAGCCCTGGCAGATTTTCTGGGAGGCCTGAAATTCTCGGATCCTGTAAAGGATTTCTACTCCAATGTAACAGGAACTCTTGTCGCTACAGCAGATGAAGCAAAAGAACTCAGTATTCAGCAGATGGTCAGCCCCGTACAGTGGCTGGTGATCGAAAAGAATATTGCTACATCCGGAATTACCAGGGTAGCCGAAAATGGTCCCGGATCAGTTCTGACAGGTCTCTGGAAGAAGTCCGGTATGGAGCAGTCTGCCACTGCATGTGGAACTCTTGAGGCTCTCAAAGGAATGGCCGGAGCCTGA
- a CDS encoding beta-ketoacyl-ACP synthase III has protein sequence MTLATRSAIISGLGKALPRRKVSNADLSNWVDTSDEWIRSHTGIENRYLASKEESCSSLGIEASRTAIKNAGLGADDIGMVIVATSTPDYKAFPSTACLIQDALGIPAAGAFDLAAACSGFTYGLETARSFIQAGSCDHVLVVGAEVLSTIVNWKDRNTCVLFGDGAGAAVVSVSDESDRGLQFSKLRSEGSGWDALIVKAGGSKSPLTSETIDKIGNPADMYLAMDGRRVYEFAVRVICETITSLLDRAGISKEELNWVVPHQANQRIIQAASKRLRIPIEKFFVNVQHYGNTSAATIPMALHDMSEQNLFKKSDKIISVGFGGGLSYGGNYFIW, from the coding sequence ATGACATTGGCAACACGAAGTGCAATTATCAGCGGCCTGGGTAAAGCTCTGCCCCGCCGTAAGGTCAGTAATGCTGATCTCTCAAACTGGGTGGATACCTCGGATGAGTGGATCCGTTCCCATACGGGAATCGAAAATCGTTACCTGGCTTCCAAAGAAGAGAGCTGTTCATCACTGGGAATCGAAGCCTCCCGAACCGCTATTAAAAATGCGGGACTCGGAGCTGATGACATAGGTATGGTCATCGTTGCCACATCAACACCGGATTATAAAGCTTTTCCCTCTACGGCATGCCTTATTCAGGATGCCCTGGGCATTCCTGCTGCGGGAGCCTTTGACCTGGCTGCAGCTTGCAGTGGTTTTACCTACGGCCTTGAGACTGCACGCTCATTTATACAGGCGGGAAGCTGTGATCACGTACTCGTGGTAGGTGCAGAAGTGCTTTCCACTATCGTCAATTGGAAAGACAGAAATACATGTGTCCTTTTTGGTGATGGTGCAGGAGCGGCTGTCGTCTCTGTATCAGATGAAAGTGACAGGGGCCTGCAGTTTTCAAAACTACGTTCCGAAGGATCAGGCTGGGATGCTCTTATTGTTAAAGCAGGCGGTTCAAAATCTCCTCTTACTTCCGAGACAATCGATAAGATTGGTAATCCGGCAGATATGTATCTGGCCATGGACGGAAGAAGGGTCTATGAGTTTGCTGTCCGTGTCATATGCGAGACCATCACATCCCTTCTGGACCGGGCTGGAATCAGTAAAGAAGAGCTGAACTGGGTTGTTCCCCATCAGGCAAATCAGAGAATCATCCAGGCCGCATCCAAACGTCTGAGAATTCCTATAGAGAAGTTTTTCGTCAATGTTCAGCATTACGGCAATACGTCTGCAGCCACCATCCCCATGGCCCTTCATGATATGAGTGAGCAGAATCTGTTTAAAAAGAGTGACAAAATAATCTCTGTCGGTTTCGGCGGAGGCTTAAGTTACGGAGGAAATTATTTTATATGGTAG
- the bcp gene encoding thioredoxin-dependent thiol peroxidase yields MLKPGDAVENFTLENDKGEKVNLSDFKGQKVVVYFYPRDDTPGCTAEACSFRDEISQFADINTVILGISKDSVKSHMKFIDKYDLPFQLLSDPETKVIQQFGAWGEKKNYGKTYMGIIRSTFILDEEGKVLYTFDKVKTKDHALTVLEEIKKF; encoded by the coding sequence ATGCTTAAACCGGGCGATGCAGTAGAAAACTTTACATTGGAAAATGATAAGGGCGAGAAAGTGAATCTTTCAGATTTCAAAGGACAGAAGGTTGTTGTGTACTTCTACCCCAGAGACGATACACCCGGCTGTACCGCAGAGGCCTGCAGCTTCCGTGATGAAATCAGTCAGTTTGCAGACATAAACACAGTAATCCTGGGGATCAGTAAGGACTCTGTTAAAAGCCATATGAAATTTATTGATAAATATGACCTTCCCTTTCAGCTGCTCAGTGATCCAGAAACAAAGGTGATTCAGCAATTCGGAGCATGGGGGGAGAAGAAAAACTACGGGAAGACTTATATGGGAATTATACGATCCACTTTCATCCTTGATGAAGAGGGAAAGGTTCTCTATACCTTTGATAAGGTAAAGACAAAGGATCACGCCCTGACTGTTCTTGAGGAAATTAAAAAATTTTAG
- a CDS encoding DMT family transporter yields the protein MILFIMMIGMAAGGAAVVFVKIGTIHPVALASYRLLLSSIILFPWFIKDMKANDQPFRLRQIIPSLLPGVFLAGHFIFWIIGARMIPGAQASLITTMSTMFMPFLMYFMIKEKITRWELLGSLLALTGTFYLGLKDSNYAVEYLKGDILCFISMIFVTFYLAFARRYRKNTRLWFYMVPLYITGGLVCFFIALFSGADMMPRSNNDWISILGLAVICTVIGHSINNYGMRKLRGQLVSLLNLTQILFASFLSFIVFGEIPPVYFYPAAILILTGPLIVILIDQKNKKHVLEKSKA from the coding sequence TTGATTTTATTCATTATGATGATCGGGATGGCAGCCGGCGGCGCTGCAGTAGTCTTTGTAAAAATAGGCACCATACATCCTGTGGCCCTGGCCTCTTACAGACTGCTCCTCTCATCTATTATTTTATTCCCCTGGTTTATAAAGGATATGAAAGCCAATGATCAGCCCTTCCGATTACGTCAGATCATACCTTCCCTTCTGCCCGGTGTTTTCCTGGCAGGCCATTTTATATTCTGGATAATCGGAGCCAGGATGATACCGGGAGCACAGGCTTCACTGATCACCACCATGAGTACAATGTTCATGCCTTTTTTAATGTACTTTATGATAAAAGAGAAAATCACAAGATGGGAACTCCTGGGCAGTCTCCTTGCCCTTACAGGCACATTCTATCTGGGGCTGAAAGACAGTAACTATGCGGTGGAATATCTTAAAGGCGACATTCTCTGTTTCATAAGCATGATTTTTGTCACCTTCTATCTGGCTTTTGCACGACGCTATAGAAAAAATACACGATTGTGGTTCTATATGGTTCCACTCTATATAACAGGTGGACTTGTCTGTTTTTTTATCGCCCTCTTCTCCGGAGCCGATATGATGCCCCGGAGCAATAATGATTGGATATCAATCCTGGGTCTGGCCGTTATCTGCACGGTGATAGGACACTCCATTAATAATTACGGAATGCGAAAACTCAGAGGACAGCTTGTGTCTCTTTTAAACCTGACACAGATTCTCTTTGCCTCATTCCTCTCATTTATTGTATTCGGAGAGATCCCTCCGGTTTATTTTTATCCCGCAGCCATTCTGATTCTGACAGGTCCCCTTATTGTCATCCTCATAGATCAGAAAAATAAAAAGCATGTACTGGAGAAAAGCAAGGCCTGA
- a CDS encoding OmpA family protein translates to MAQKIIPCFFLFYLSFSLFSQEYSFNQEEGMRYRIVSEVNESVWLEKSLLGQSTILNRIGVEVLSSDPEGALLEVSYGISEKSLDTGLYIYNRDDVRQFYRSHIGLYGQIPLDEYLPSVRNVPTWPEHSLQQGDSWSAMAEEVHDLLPFFQVDYRLHIPFRVFYTFVGVSDYEGRSVDIIEINYHFLKRIDTLSLPPDSLPGKEFDIPGGVSGDFKQTYLWDREAGIPAAVEEEFSISYSMASGRNYTFKGNAKGKVIEADQWIKEEVRDRIEDAVEEIDDISVSISDAGVVLTLDNIHFVADSSEFLPEEESKLMQLKDILLQFPEHDLLITGHTAKVGFSSDEGQQLSEERAAAVASFFLSEHVREASGMIVQGKGSREPLGDNSSEEGRRKNRRVEITILDN, encoded by the coding sequence ATGGCTCAAAAAATAATCCCCTGTTTTTTCTTATTCTATCTCTCTTTTAGTCTGTTCTCTCAGGAGTACAGCTTCAATCAGGAAGAAGGAATGCGTTACAGGATTGTATCTGAAGTTAATGAATCGGTCTGGCTGGAGAAAAGTCTTTTGGGGCAGTCCACCATTCTGAATCGAATTGGAGTCGAGGTTCTCAGCTCAGATCCCGAGGGAGCGCTCCTGGAGGTCTCCTACGGCATTTCTGAGAAGTCTCTTGATACGGGGCTCTATATTTACAACCGGGATGATGTGAGGCAGTTTTACAGAAGTCACATTGGACTGTATGGGCAGATCCCTCTGGATGAATATCTTCCCTCGGTCCGCAATGTTCCTACATGGCCTGAGCATTCGCTGCAGCAGGGAGACTCCTGGTCTGCCATGGCAGAGGAAGTTCATGATCTGCTGCCCTTCTTTCAGGTGGATTACAGGCTGCATATTCCTTTTCGTGTTTTTTACACATTTGTCGGAGTCAGTGATTATGAAGGACGCTCTGTTGATATTATTGAGATCAATTATCATTTTTTAAAGAGAATCGATACCCTGTCACTGCCCCCCGACAGTCTGCCTGGAAAAGAGTTCGACATACCCGGTGGAGTAAGCGGAGATTTTAAACAGACCTATCTCTGGGACAGAGAGGCAGGAATCCCGGCTGCAGTGGAAGAGGAGTTCAGTATTTCCTATTCCATGGCATCAGGCAGAAATTATACCTTTAAGGGTAATGCCAAAGGCAAGGTAATTGAAGCGGATCAATGGATCAAGGAGGAAGTGAGGGACCGTATTGAAGATGCTGTTGAAGAGATTGATGATATTTCTGTATCCATCAGCGATGCCGGTGTTGTGCTTACACTGGACAATATACATTTTGTAGCCGACTCTTCAGAATTCCTTCCGGAAGAGGAATCAAAGCTTATGCAGCTTAAGGATATTCTGCTGCAGTTTCCTGAGCATGATCTTCTTATTACCGGACATACCGCAAAGGTTGGATTTTCCAGTGATGAAGGACAGCAGCTCTCAGAGGAGCGGGCCGCAGCTGTTGCATCTTTCTTCCTGAGTGAGCATGTGAGAGAAGCCTCCGGTATGATTGTGCAGGGCAAGGGCTCCAGAGAACCCCTGGGAGATAACAGCAGCGAAGAGGGTCGCAGGAAAAACAGAAGAGTTGAAATAACAATTCTTGATAATTGA
- a CDS encoding DbpA RNA binding domain-containing protein: MGKPDNFNSDDLKPVIENLIDQVKNQEDPDVLNAYKKAFKKQVPFALRSWVAAYMLKEMGNKRGGNRRTIADGKSIFVSIGRNRKVFPKDLVHLFVNTGKVERENIGDIKILDNYSFITIGSPAAESAIDNLDGIDYRGRKLTVNFAKKKEGS; the protein is encoded by the coding sequence ATGGGTAAACCGGACAATTTTAACAGTGATGATCTTAAACCTGTTATCGAAAACCTGATCGATCAGGTTAAAAATCAGGAAGATCCTGATGTTCTGAATGCTTATAAAAAAGCTTTTAAGAAACAGGTTCCCTTTGCTCTCAGATCCTGGGTGGCAGCATATATGCTCAAGGAGATGGGAAATAAACGAGGGGGAAACAGAAGAACTATCGCTGACGGTAAGTCAATTTTCGTAAGCATCGGACGTAACCGTAAAGTCTTTCCAAAGGATCTGGTACATCTTTTCGTCAACACCGGTAAGGTGGAGCGTGAGAATATCGGAGATATCAAGATCTTAGATAATTATTCTTTTATTACCATAGGCAGCCCTGCTGCAGAAAGCGCCATCGACAATCTCGACGGCATTGATTACAGAGGGAGAAAGCTGACCGTCAATTTCGCTAAGAAAAAAGAAGGCAGCTGA
- a CDS encoding TraR/DksA family transcriptional regulator — MDKAFEEKMKSTLLEMKEVVLRNLISEHEDFKAAVEDLGVKDLADIASNDIDVSTLEALSSQDTLRLTRVESALIRLENGKYGVCALCNKKISLDRLGAIPYAVLCIECKSASEKKR, encoded by the coding sequence ATGGATAAAGCGTTTGAAGAAAAGATGAAGTCAACTCTTCTGGAGATGAAGGAAGTAGTATTAAGAAATCTTATTTCCGAACATGAAGATTTCAAGGCTGCTGTAGAAGACCTTGGAGTGAAAGATCTGGCTGATATTGCCTCAAATGATATTGATGTGAGCACTCTTGAAGCACTCAGCTCTCAGGATACTCTCAGATTAACTAGAGTTGAATCAGCGCTAATCCGTCTTGAGAATGGAAAATACGGTGTTTGTGCCCTTTGTAATAAAAAAATATCTTTAGACAGATTGGGAGCTATTCCTTATGCTGTTCTTTGTATTGAATGCAAAAGTGCCAGTGAAAAGAAAAGATAA
- the infA gene encoding translation initiation factor IF-1, with the protein MSKEEAIEVEGIVKESLPNTMFRVEVANGHIILAHLSGKMRKHYIRIVPGDKVKVALSPYDLSRGRIIYRER; encoded by the coding sequence TTGTCAAAAGAAGAAGCAATTGAAGTCGAAGGCATTGTAAAAGAGTCTCTGCCCAACACAATGTTCCGTGTAGAAGTAGCCAACGGTCATATTATTCTGGCTCACCTCTCTGGTAAGATGAGAAAGCATTATATTCGTATTGTACCCGGTGATAAAGTTAAAGTAGCTTTGTCTCCCTACGACCTCAGTAGAGGAAGAATAATATACAGAGAACGCTGA
- a CDS encoding Smr/MutS family protein: MKFDEILSQWDKQQRYRKEEDLKKPSSPVKKDEEKMDDWLEMYPPDRKMGERKEVPDRIIIHTRKKEISRMEPQDSLDLHGWTGREAIMELEGFLKRSKRKGFHKVIVVHGKGLHSPGGNSVLRPLVKQYLEKSPLVRDYGRAKSHSGGGGATWILIR; the protein is encoded by the coding sequence ATGAAATTTGATGAAATACTTTCACAGTGGGATAAACAGCAGCGTTATAGAAAAGAGGAAGATCTGAAAAAACCTTCTTCTCCTGTGAAGAAAGATGAAGAAAAAATGGATGACTGGCTGGAAATGTATCCTCCCGACAGAAAAATGGGAGAGAGAAAAGAGGTTCCCGACAGGATCATAATACATACAAGGAAAAAAGAGATTTCAAGAATGGAACCCCAGGACAGCCTGGACCTGCATGGCTGGACAGGCAGGGAGGCCATCATGGAACTCGAGGGATTTCTCAAGAGATCAAAGAGGAAAGGCTTTCATAAGGTGATTGTTGTTCATGGAAAGGGATTGCATTCTCCTGGAGGAAATTCCGTTTTACGTCCGCTTGTTAAACAGTATCTTGAAAAATCTCCCCTGGTCAGAGATTACGGCCGCGCCAAAAGCCACTCAGGCGGCGGCGGGGCTACATGGATTCTGATCCGCTGA
- a CDS encoding BatD family protein has product METAGKRFRIRSGLVVLLFLIIPHFSAAVEAEWKDQIIENQRFTLKYITTYGGRQSVDIQDPLWPEGISKISGPYTAQRTVQNEDGTFATVLQVIYTLRGNNPGIFTVSPVIVSDGLTEQRSESLQIPILRKDEGFLRYPLLLDWGESPETLYTGQAVPLILMMKNMEEISLPDSVSISTPESALLEQVRGLGDIQYSSLGENTLFHVPMQTWMLTPSKAGELTLGSVQVKILGLTRKSEKLDINVLELPEEVSASGGAVGDFQFSLDISESRTTVDEAVVLTIRIEGVGNLNYLELPEPIFPESVTVVEKDSSNYLAMERGFEGRREIQYIITAKEEGSSNIHIPPFSWLNPENAKISYSPSRDIKIDVLSLLDTLKDSNARYTLLSADELIGGKSFSFYKSPSAYLLLLPGVFILILSRFRKVRKSLLLSSILLSVLFMSSALPEDLDQSWISEAENYFEADDYDSALSLYLRSARDWQDNWVFQYNKGVLHFLNKEDAQAVASLRKALYMSNSNVQVQNTLESLEENLGLDNQIDLSVLMSPNLVFFLFILTVNLLLVTIAWLLIKNSSLPVFLLLVLSLTVLGTGTELVRSIWLLNRNEAVVRQDVAIKKIPEVRGSSWITIQEGTSVELVSDYENFTLIRSAYGLEGWILKKDLIPVNGDSSDEI; this is encoded by the coding sequence ATGGAAACAGCAGGAAAACGTTTCAGAATCAGATCAGGACTGGTAGTCCTCTTATTTCTTATTATTCCTCATTTCTCTGCTGCTGTAGAGGCCGAGTGGAAAGATCAGATTATTGAGAACCAGCGTTTCACTCTTAAATACATCACAACATACGGCGGGCGGCAGTCTGTTGATATACAGGATCCTCTCTGGCCTGAGGGGATAAGTAAAATTTCCGGGCCCTATACAGCGCAGAGAACGGTTCAGAATGAAGATGGTACTTTTGCTACAGTTCTGCAGGTCATCTATACTCTGAGGGGAAATAATCCCGGGATCTTCACAGTTTCTCCTGTCATCGTCAGCGATGGTTTAACAGAGCAGCGCAGCGAATCACTTCAAATTCCAATTCTCAGAAAAGATGAGGGTTTCCTTCGATACCCCCTGCTTCTGGATTGGGGAGAATCTCCGGAGACCCTCTATACGGGTCAGGCGGTTCCTCTGATTCTGATGATGAAGAATATGGAGGAGATCAGTCTTCCCGATTCTGTTTCTATAAGCACTCCTGAATCGGCTCTTCTGGAGCAGGTGAGAGGTCTTGGTGATATTCAGTATTCCAGCCTGGGTGAAAATACTCTTTTTCATGTTCCCATGCAGACCTGGATGCTAACTCCGTCAAAGGCGGGAGAGTTGACTCTTGGTTCCGTTCAGGTAAAAATACTCGGTCTGACCCGAAAAAGTGAAAAGCTTGATATAAACGTTCTTGAACTGCCCGAAGAGGTTTCCGCTTCCGGTGGTGCTGTAGGTGATTTTCAATTTTCCCTTGATATTTCAGAGAGCAGAACTACAGTGGATGAAGCTGTAGTTCTGACAATCCGAATAGAAGGGGTTGGGAATCTTAATTATCTTGAGCTGCCGGAGCCCATATTTCCTGAGTCAGTTACAGTTGTTGAAAAGGACAGTTCCAATTACCTGGCCATGGAGAGAGGATTTGAAGGCCGCCGGGAGATACAGTACATTATTACAGCCAAAGAGGAGGGGAGTTCTAATATTCATATCCCTCCGTTCAGCTGGCTGAATCCTGAAAATGCCAAGATCTCCTATTCTCCCTCAAGAGATATCAAGATTGATGTCCTTTCTCTTCTTGATACTCTCAAGGACAGTAATGCCAGGTACACACTGCTTTCAGCTGATGAGTTGATTGGAGGAAAGAGTTTTTCATTCTATAAAAGTCCTTCGGCTTATCTCCTTCTCCTTCCGGGTGTATTTATTCTGATACTCTCCCGCTTCAGGAAAGTAAGGAAGAGTCTTCTTCTCAGTTCTATATTGTTATCGGTCCTTTTCATGTCCTCTGCCCTCCCTGAGGATCTGGATCAGTCCTGGATTTCAGAGGCTGAAAATTATTTTGAGGCGGATGACTACGATTCTGCTCTTTCACTGTATTTGCGTTCAGCCCGTGATTGGCAGGACAACTGGGTTTTTCAGTACAATAAAGGGGTTCTTCATTTTCTGAACAAGGAGGATGCCCAGGCAGTAGCCTCTCTGAGAAAAGCTCTTTATATGTCAAACAGCAATGTACAGGTTCAGAATACACTCGAATCTCTTGAAGAGAATCTCGGTCTTGATAACCAGATAGATCTCTCAGTTCTGATGTCTCCCAACCTTGTTTTTTTCCTCTTTATTCTTACTGTTAATTTACTGCTTGTAACCATTGCCTGGCTGCTTATCAAGAACTCATCTCTGCCTGTTTTTCTTCTTCTCGTTTTATCATTGACTGTTCTGGGAACCGGTACCGAGCTGGTACGAAGTATCTGGCTTCTGAACAGGAATGAGGCCGTTGTCCGTCAGGATGTGGCTATAAAGAAAATTCCGGAAGTCCGAGGCAGCTCCTGGATTACCATTCAGGAGGGAACCTCGGTTGAACTGGTCAGTGATTACGAGAATTTCACCCTTATACGAAGTGCCTACGGACTTGAAGGCTGGATACTTAAGAAGGATCTGATTCCTGTTAACGGAGATTCTTCTGATGAAATTTGA
- a CDS encoding tetratricopeptide repeat protein: MVLKRITVLLMPFLFLSCSLLEPGMSVLQGNYAYQQGKYQNALLHYLQEEDQGNHRERILYNIATIYYALGEGPSALELWQKSELSTDEDVHFASSFNSGVVLYQSGQFTQAYHAFRRALELNPGSLGAKKNLELTLERLEAESRTADSRAPSSTTEVSDDARRIMQYIKRKEGSRWKQQENVSESDQDW, encoded by the coding sequence ATGGTATTAAAGAGAATTACTGTCCTCCTTATGCCGTTTCTCTTTCTCTCCTGTTCCCTTCTGGAGCCAGGAATGTCTGTGCTCCAGGGTAATTATGCCTACCAGCAGGGGAAGTATCAGAATGCACTTCTTCACTATCTGCAGGAAGAGGATCAGGGAAACCATAGAGAAAGAATACTTTATAATATCGCCACAATATATTATGCACTGGGTGAAGGTCCCTCGGCTCTGGAGCTCTGGCAGAAGTCGGAATTGTCGACGGATGAAGATGTACATTTTGCATCCAGCTTTAATTCAGGTGTAGTACTGTATCAGAGCGGTCAGTTTACTCAGGCCTATCATGCCTTCCGGCGAGCCCTTGAATTAAATCCGGGCTCCCTGGGAGCCAAGAAAAATCTGGAACTTACACTGGAGCGTCTTGAGGCTGAGTCAAGAACAGCCGACAGCAGGGCTCCCTCCTCCACAACAGAGGTCAGTGATGATGCCAGAAGAATTATGCAGTATATAAAGAGAAAGGAGGGCAGCCGATGGAAACAGCAGGAAAACGTTTCAGAATCAGATCAGGACTGGTAG
- a CDS encoding VWA domain-containing protein, with protein sequence MNIVYPEVFWLLIPVALLLLPAALNYRKGYILLLKLAGEWRKVKTTQVYMIKTLIYWMTIILFFVFSILALAGISWTKEAVRDDSTGLDIIFAVDISRSMLAADITADRLSRSGELISSLNSGFSRTRMGLVIFKGDGEVLVPLTDDRYIMETAVRSLSPSLYTVPGSDISRGITKAAGSFPEGSPAKKLIILITDGEALDGNAEDAARECYLQDISLFVVGAGTEEGSLIYNSDGSIVSDSLDQAVVTKLDRSHLSDIVESASGNYYDISDVKTAGMIIEDIKSLQEGSGAEGIRLQDQMNYRLFLFIALTFLVLNLASSRIRWSRWY encoded by the coding sequence GTGAATATAGTCTATCCTGAGGTATTCTGGCTGCTGATTCCTGTAGCACTGCTGTTGTTGCCGGCGGCACTGAATTATAGAAAAGGGTACATTCTGCTTCTCAAGCTGGCCGGCGAGTGGAGGAAGGTGAAAACCACTCAGGTTTACATGATCAAGACCTTAATATACTGGATGACCATCATTCTTTTCTTTGTCTTTTCAATTCTAGCCCTGGCGGGAATATCATGGACCAAAGAGGCCGTACGTGATGATTCAACTGGTCTGGATATAATATTTGCTGTGGATATTTCCCGCAGTATGCTTGCCGCAGATATCACCGCTGACAGACTCAGCCGATCGGGAGAGCTTATCAGTTCCCTGAATTCCGGATTCAGCAGAACCAGGATGGGACTGGTGATCTTCAAGGGCGATGGAGAGGTTCTGGTACCCCTGACAGATGACCGCTATATCATGGAGACCGCAGTGAGGAGTCTTTCTCCCTCTCTCTATACTGTTCCCGGATCCGATATCAGCCGGGGTATCACTAAGGCCGCTGGCTCTTTTCCTGAGGGATCACCTGCAAAGAAACTGATTATTCTGATCACAGATGGTGAGGCTCTGGATGGTAATGCCGAGGATGCTGCACGTGAATGCTATCTGCAGGATATAAGCCTGTTTGTTGTAGGAGCCGGAACGGAAGAAGGGAGCCTGATATATAATTCCGACGGTTCCATTGTCTCTGACTCTTTGGATCAGGCGGTTGTCACAAAACTGGACAGATCCCACTTGAGTGATATAGTTGAGAGTGCTTCGGGCAATTATTATGATATTTCTGATGTGAAGACAGCGGGGATGATTATTGAAGATATCAAATCTTTACAGGAGGGGAGCGGGGCTGAAGGAATCCGTCTACAGGATCAGATGAATTATAGATTGTTTCTGTTTATTGCTTTAACTTTTCTGGTGCTGAATTTAGCTTCATCCCGTATCAGGTGGTCTAGATGGTATTAA